A genomic window from Candidatus Eremiobacteraceae bacterium includes:
- a CDS encoding VOC family protein: MAAVKNYKPGEICWTDLGTTSTAGAKKFYKGLLGWKLTDYPSPAGGKYTIATVSGKDVCGFYPMSAEQKKMKAPPMWVPYVNVRNIAATIKKAKAAGGKVIVPAEKMGEMGKMAVLLDPTGAAIALWQADKNPGAGIDGKPGTVCWQDLNTPKPAVSSKFYLKTFGWKTTTTEAGGMKYSMFVIGKSRECGMWPTPLKNLPPSWVTYFQVADCAKAVAKAKRLGAKVMMGTTVVPEMLSFAILKDPQGAAFGVLQPQ; this comes from the coding sequence ATGGCTGCGGTCAAGAACTATAAGCCCGGCGAGATCTGCTGGACCGATCTTGGAACGACAAGCACTGCCGGCGCGAAAAAATTCTACAAAGGCCTGCTCGGTTGGAAGCTGACCGATTATCCATCCCCCGCTGGCGGGAAGTATACGATCGCGACCGTGAGCGGCAAAGATGTATGCGGTTTTTATCCCATGTCGGCCGAACAGAAAAAGATGAAAGCGCCGCCCATGTGGGTTCCATACGTCAACGTAAGAAATATCGCCGCAACGATCAAGAAGGCGAAAGCGGCGGGCGGAAAAGTCATCGTTCCCGCGGAGAAGATGGGGGAAATGGGCAAGATGGCCGTTCTCCTCGACCCGACCGGCGCTGCGATCGCGCTCTGGCAAGCCGACAAGAATCCGGGCGCCGGCATCGATGGCAAACCCGGCACGGTCTGTTGGCAAGATCTCAATACGCCGAAGCCTGCCGTCTCGTCGAAATTCTACTTGAAGACTTTTGGATGGAAGACGACGACCACCGAAGCCGGCGGCATGAAGTACTCGATGTTCGTCATCGGCAAGTCGCGCGAGTGCGGCATGTGGCCGACCCCGCTGAAGAACCTTCCTCCGTCGTGGGTGACCTACTTTCAGGTCGCTGACTGCGCGAAGGCAGTGGCCAAGGCCAAGCGCCTTGGCGCGAAAGTGATGATGGGAACGACTGTGGTTCCAGAGATGCTTTCGTTCGCCATATTAAAGGATCCGCAGGGCGCTGCGTTCGGAGTGCTGCAGCCGCAGTAG